The sequence AACTCCCACAGCTCCCAGTCCCACGGTACCAGCGGGCACTGGGCCAGGCGCGCGGGGGCCAGGCAGAGGGGCGATTCCCACCTTAAGGCATCCCCCGCGTGTCACAGCTTGGGGGGGGCACGGAGAGggctcccctcccttccttcccaccctCTTTCTCCCCATCACCTACTTTTCTCTGGCAGGCTCTCGATGGGGGGAGAGTGCACCCCCTCCTCCACGTCCCCGTAGTGCAGCACCTTGTGGTTGGGTGACAGGCGGCAGTACCAGAGCTTGTCTGCAGCAGAAGGGCCGTCGGGAAATGCTCAGCCTCCCGCCGCTGAGGTCCCCTTCCCCGGGTGGAGGGAGCTGCCCCCTCGTCAGTCCCACCCCCTGGGTGAGCCCACGCCAGCCGTCCGGGGAGCCACACACGCTGCTCCCCACAGATTAATTGCGACTTCCCCGGTGgcaggggacatgggggacgagcctctgtccccctcccgggacaccccccccccccgggagtgGAGGGCTGGCACTCACCCTGCCTGCGGCGGCTGCTGATCTTGCGGAAGAGGGTGCCCTCGCAGAGGTGCAGCAGGCGCTGCTGTCGGATCAGCTCCAGGAGCTCCGGCTTCAGCCTCTCGCGCAACTCCCTGGGGCGAGAGCCAGCAGAAGAGAACGCGGCCGCTTCAGCAGGCGCTCGCTgatctcccccagccccacggcgtgtgtgtgtccccccaggTCCCCCCATCGCAGCTCCggctccctgcccgcagcccacTCACAGCACGGGCACAGCCAGCGTCTCCTCCTGGTGCAGCCGCTCGGTCTGCCGCAGCTTCAGGATCTCGCTGTAGTTCAGCGCGTTCACTCTGGTCTTGAATAGCTCCAGGGAGGTGGGCTTGAGCGACAGGGTCCTGGTGATCTGCTCCCGCACCACCTGCAGCACCTGCGGGGCCCAGGACGTCACCCCCAGTCTGGTGACGCTCCCCGGAGCCCCTGAATTTGTGCACAGCCCGTGGCCCCAGCTCCCGTCCGGGGCCCCAGCATCCCCTCGCACCTTGTCAAAGTCCTCCTGGGTAGCGCGCATCTCCTTCCAGGTCTTGTTCACCAGCTGGATGCAGATGCAGAAGAGCTCTTCAAAGAAATGATCCTGCCCGAAGAACATAGGGTAAAAGGCCTGAGCCGTCTCCGAGCCTGCGGTGAGAAGGACAGATGACGCCAGACTCCCCAGTTTTTCCGGGGGATTTCAGTCTTCAGGAGAACCTGGACGTTTCCCAGCCCtacctccccttcccctgctgtcGGCCACGCCGGAGCCTGGTGGCCCCACGTacgcagccccctgccctggcGGCTTGTCCCCACTCCTGCCAGccggcaggcagcagggcagggagaaggacaAGCTGGGGCGCACACATACACGGCTCTCCAACGTGCAGGATCTCGCAGAGGATCAGGGTGAGCTGGATGCTGCTTCGAGCGAAGGGGCATTCGTGTTTGTCTTCCCGGCTGCTGTTCTCGAGGACAAACTGGAGGAGAGGGTCGTTGCCTTGCGTTACGCGGGCCACGGACTCGGAGGGCTGCCCCACCTCAGACACCCCACGCTtcttctgagcttcctagtcGAGCTGTCCCCCCAGGCTAAGCCATCCCTAACAGAAGTAGTTAGCTCTCCCCAaaaaccagccccagccccctccttcccctgcagcagtgctggagctGATCGCAGGCACAGCAGGTCGGAGCGGGGTTAATGCTCTGCAGCCGCTGGCTGGTTTTGCCCAAATCGCCCCGGTTCGCTCAGACGCGAACAAGGCCTGAAAGCCAAGCCATgggcaaaacactgcaaaaattatGGGGACCCTTCAGTGCCACCGGCCTCAAATGGCTGCTCCTACCCACAGGGAGGACTTGGCTCCATCTGAAACGGGACAACAGTAGGACACCTGCCCGAAAGGGACATCCTCGCCTGGGTTTGGCCAAGGACGggtcagaaggaaaggaaaagaaggtggaGATCCACCAGCACCTCTCCGCCAGGGAGTTCTCCGGGAGAGAGCACGCACCCTGCTGTAGGCGTTGGGGGTGTGCCTGGAGAAATACACCATGTTGTCGAGGGCAAGGAGTCCCGGCGGGGCACGGCGGAGGTCCTCCGCTGGGTTGCTGTTGTTCTAGGAGGACACAAAAGGGTGCAATTTAGCaactgctgctttcttctccGAGCAGCAGAGTCCTCCTGACGCAGCCGTGGGGTTTGCCTTTTGAGTCCCGGCAGCTCCACAGCACTCGCTGTTTAGCGGTGCCAAGGGACAAGAAGGGAGGTACTGCCTGGTGGCCCATCAGGATCAACAGGGACGCCAGGCTTAGGGGAGCCATCAGAAGGCGCCACCGAGTCTGGGTGGCAGAGCcagcgtggggctggggaggggatgcGGGGGGCACGCACCATGAAGCCCAGCTTGCGGAACTCCTTGGCACACAGGGATCGCCGGCGCTCGGTGCTGAAGTTGCTGGCAGATGCCTCGCTCTCCGACTCAAAGGCGGTTTGGCGCAGCGACTGGAGGAGCTCCCGCTGTTCCTGGAGGGAATGCGGGGAGAAGGGGATGCCGGTGAGCCCCACGCAAGCAGGTTCTCCCAGGACAAACCGACGATGAAATCAAATGTGCTGGGTTTACCCAAAGGTGAACCTTCACCCTAATTCCACaggtggaagagaaagagagcaggGCCAGACTCGCCAAGAGAGCGGCTCCCAGACCTGTGAGTAGGGATCCATGGAGGTCCTCATGCGTCGCTCGCACAGGTTGAGGCTGACGGACTGCAGCACATACAGGTAATGGGCCATCTCATCCCCCAGCGGCTCAGAGCTGTGGATGATGTTCTATAGGAGACTGCGAGTGAGAAGGTTCCCCCGGGCTGCTGCTCCCGGTTCCCCCAAGCCCAGGGGCCCAACAGCCAAAGCCCAGGAGGTCCTGCTGCCCGAAGGGGCGTTAGGAAGCGGGCAGCTCCCCGCGGGGTTGGGCGAGAGCTGGGTGCACTGAACTGCAGGCAGCCGGGGGTGCAACCCTGGGCGTGTGGGTGCCAGCGTGGCAGCACCCACAGGAGGCATCAAGGAAGGGGTGTGGGGCA comes from Aptenodytes patagonicus chromosome 11, bAptPat1.pri.cur, whole genome shotgun sequence and encodes:
- the ELMO3 gene encoding engulfment and cell motility protein 3 isoform X3, whose protein sequence is MAHYLYVLQSVSLNLCERRMRTSMDPYSQEQRELLQSLRQTAFESESEASASNFSTERRRSLCAKEFRKLGFMNNSNPAEDLRRAPPGLLALDNMVYFSRHTPNAYSRFVLENSSREDKHECPFARSSIQLTLILCEILHVGEPCSETAQAFYPMFFGQDHFFEELFCICIQLVNKTWKEMRATQEDFDKVLQVVREQITRTLSLKPTSLELFKTRVNALNYSEILKLRQTERLHQEETLAVPVLELRERLKPELLELIRQQRLLHLCEGTLFRKISSRRRQDKLWYCRLSPNHKVLHYGDVEEGVHSPPIESLPEKIPVADMKMLLVGKECPHTKEKSSGKQNKDVLELAFSVVYDVEEYCLNFIAPTRYEFCLWTDGLNVLLGKEMTSERTQTDLDVLLSMELKLRLLDLENISIPDTPPPIPKPPSNLNFCYDFRHAEQ
- the ELMO3 gene encoding engulfment and cell motility protein 3 isoform X2 codes for the protein MLAHTLKAFMELMEHDFVSWETLSAAFIKKIVSYVNMNVVDASVQQLSLSILENMVPTSRLLFELVRKEVTLDRLLTHLQVTNAQLQLKAMALLIALLLAATDAERRDMMEYLREKNIRQFIHKNIIHSSEPLGDEMAHYLYVLQSVSLNLCERRMRTSMDPYSQEQRELLQSLRQTAFESESEASASNFSTERRRSLCAKEFRKLGFMNNSNPAEDLRRAPPGLLALDNMVYFSRHTPNAYSRFVLENSSREDKHECPFARSSIQLTLILCEILHVGEPCSETAQAFYPMFFGQDHFFEELFCICIQLVNKTWKEMRATQEDFDKVLQVVREQITRTLSLKPTSLELFKTRVNALNYSEILKLRQTERLHQEETLAVPVLELRERLKPELLELIRQQRLLHLCEGTLFRKISSRRRQDKLWYCRLSPNHKVLHYGDVEEGVHSPPIESLPEKIPVADMKMLLVGKECPHTKEKSSGKQNKDVLELAFSVVYDVEEYCLNFIAPTRYEFCLWTDGLNVLLGKEMTSERTQTDLDVLLSMELKLRLLDLENISIPDTPPPIPKPPSNLNFCYDFRHAEQ